The Kwoniella bestiolae CBS 10118 chromosome 4, complete sequence region AGAAAGTTTGACTCACTCTGGATGACCAAATTCATTTCCTTCGAAGTTGAGGTATGCTTCACCTCCAAGCGCGTGGACAATGAATCTGTAAGTGGTCAGCGCAGCCGCGCACTTGTCCGACATACCTTATCATCTTGTGAAGAGCGAGACCACGATCGATGACTGGAGTCAAAGCCGATAAGTCGGACATGTAGTCGTCTGTGCTGGATTAGCTAAGCTGGAGGGAAGACGGTGCAAAAAAACACTCACACATTTCTTTATCCATAAGCCAGAATGCCAAAGTTTTGTCACCGACCAGCGCTTGATCGTGACTCTCGGCGTACGAGACACTCTTCTCCAAGTGTCGACGGTTGGTGAGAGTGTGGACGACATTGCCCATGTCCCACTGATCATCAGATAGCTCTTTGAGCATCTTGATCCACATGTCCGGTACGGCCATTGAAAGACGATAGTCAAAGCCCACACCTCCTTCGTACACTGGCCGACCCAGGGTAGGCATCCCCGAGACGTCTTCAGCGATCGTGATGACGTTGGGGTAGATCTCGTGAAGCATTTGATTGGCCTGAAGAACTCTCTGTCAGTAAAAGGGACCAAAGACAcattgatcactcaccagcataAGGTACACCATTGCTTCAAGATCTACAGAGTCTCCGAAGTACTCGTGATAACCACCTGACGTCAGCGACGATCGCGAACGGCAAGACTCACCAGAGAAGCCAGTGCCAATGCCGTGGTGAGTATACATCATACTGGTAACTCCATCGAATCGGAAGCCATCGAACATGTAGACATCCATCCAGTAACGAAGGTTGGACAGGAGGAATCGAAGAACTTCATGGTGACCATAGTTGAAAAGACGGGAATCCCATAATTCGTGCTTGCCTTTAGCACCTCCATGGAAGTAGAGGTGATCAGTCCCGTCGAATTCGTTAATGCTATGAAAAGTCAGCGGTAGTACACTGTaacacatacacatacaaCTTACCCGTCTAAGATATTTTTACATGCGTGAGAGTGGACAACATCGAGTAAAACGGTGAGACCCATTTCGTGGGCTTTGTCGATGAGAGACTTGAGCTCCTCGGGCGTTCCTGCAGGGCACGTTAGCTGAGGAAGCGGATTTTCTGACTCACCGTAACGAGACGAGGCAGCGAAGAAGTTGGTAACTTGGTATCCGAAGGCTGTTCAGAGTATCACGAGGTCAGAGTAGCTAGTCACTTCAGCTGTCGGATTACTCACAGGCGTAGTAGGCATGCTCCATCACAGCCATCCTGAGTACAGAATCAGCAACTCTCCTGACTGAGCAGAACTCACATTTGAATACAGTTATATCCAAGCTTCTTAATTCTCGGTAgcacatcctcctcaaactccttGTAGGTAGTGACTCGCATGTTGGGGCTAGAGATACCGACTGCAGGGGATTAGCTTGAAAAGCTGTGTCGGGAACTCACCATGGGCCTCATAGATCTTCAAACCTTCTGATGACCTGGTAGAGTGACCATGTTTGAATTGATAAGTTTGCTCTTTCGGAGGGTTCCAAAATCTACCTTCATAGATAGGTGATATGGAGAGATCTTGCGTTACACGAGAGATCCACGTAGGAATACGATCTATAGATTCGCCCGAGGGCAAAGTCATAGAGATCTTGATCATCGAGTCGTGAGGGATCGCGCATACTCcaggtgatttgggtggaaCATAGCATTCCCATACTCCATAAGGTGACTTTGTCATTGGGTTGGCCGAATGTGACCAGTTATCTGGGCTTCATCAGCTCCGTAAGGTCCTTCCGGCGCACCCAGAGACTCACTGAACTCTCCAATCAAACGAGCCTGAGTCGCATTTGGAGCCCATTCTCGGTATCTGACTCCACCACTCTCGTCTACCTGCAGACCCATAGTCTTGTACCCCTCTGAGAAATGAGCCAGACCACCTTCGTGAGCTTCAATTTCGTCGAGCTGTTTCTTGAAAGCGGCGTAACGTTTACGAAGAGCAGGAGAGAAGGGCTCGAGCCTACACGAGTCATCTTAGCCTATAAGAATGGTTCACCACCACTTGTACGACTTACCAAGGGTCGGAGAGAAGTACACCGGTACCTATCGAAAGGTTGGATGAGCAGGTTCCCTCGTTAGAGATACAGTAGTTGGGACTATGGTACTTACCATCTGTAGGCATCTTGGTAATGTCTGACATTCTGTTTGCAATGTTAGATAGGGTaaggggtgatgagatggagaaacaGAATGGGGATGTCGATGCAAGATgggtatgtatatatattatatgttatatgtatatgtTATATGTAGATGATAAGTGGAGTGAGTCCATGTGTGTACTACTACTACTCGTAGTAAACTCGAGTTACCATATGAATGAGTAAACTGCCGCAACACAAGGAGACGATGACGTTGAGTGGGAATATAACTAGTATATAGTGTGGATCCCCGCATCATCACATGTGGCACTCCATTGCAATGTTGTTATCTGAGTTGCATATTTAATTTAAATGGGCATAACAAATAACACGTTGTTATCATATAAACAATATTTTTATTTCTATTTCAATCCGAGTTGCCATTTGCCGCTCGTCATATATAACATATACAGATAGATACATTCATATCATTCAATAATCACTGTCATACCTCCTGCTATCATCCATCTGGCTCATATCACACTACACAGTCCATAACCCATATCCGCAATGCCAAACTACTACGACGAATTGGAAATAGAAGACTTTGCTTGGGATCCCGTCGCCAAAATCTTTCATTACCCTTGTCCCTGCGGTGATCGTTTCGAAATATCAAAAGGTCAGCTGAGAGACGGGGAGGAGATCGCCATATGTCCAAGCTGTAGCCTTATAGTCAGAGTCATATATGACTATGTGAGTGAAACACCTTCATTCAATACATGTTGGGTACCTCATGCTCATATAACCCTATAGCTCGACTGGGAAGATTATGTCACAtccgacgaggaagacgatggGGAATCAGTCGAGACGCCTCCAACCGAAGACTCTCCCAACGGAGAGGGAGCAACTCCTGTTGCTGAAAACCTCGAGAAGGATgcaaaagaagaaaaagtcACAAAGAAGGAcggtggagatgatgtgCACAAGCAGGCGGACCCAGACATTGTCAGAGCAATTGCCGGTCTTAGTGTGAAGGATCAGAAGGACTCGAGTGACGACAAGACGAATGATAAGGCGGGCAATAGTGACAAGAAGATAGGCTAGGATGATGTGGACAATGCATGTCATCGTATGGCTCTCATTTCCTTCTCAAACCTTTCCCACTCCATTCCCCCGTCACTATCGTCAACCTCAGTCGTACGGGTTCGTGGCTGCCGTTTAGCTCGTGTGACGGTCTCGTCGTTCAGCGTGTCCGAAGCGGAGCGGTCGAGGGAACGCTTGGGCGGTGTCTCTAGTGTCATGGATCTGATTTCGGGAGTCATAGAGCTGTGTTCATCCTCGGTGTTAGATGTATCGTCTTCTTTTTGACGACGTCCTCTGCGTTTAGCCTTCTTTGTGGTCTTGAgcgcttcttcctcctctcgtTGGATCCCTTCAATGCGAGCGTAGCACGCTCGAATGACCTGGCCCCATTCCATCGAGCCTCCACAGCCAGGACAAGATCCTTGATGAGGGAGAACGTGCGAGGTATCGGACAGGAAGTTTGCGCTCAAGCATTTGAGATGCGAAACATAGTCACAAGTAGAATCCAACGGGCAGATTGCGAATGAGAGATGATTCTGCATGATCAGCGCGATCGCACACcgacgactcacctcctgaATGACATTCTGATTGCACTTCTGGCATTTCATGTAACCTTTCTCTTGTATACGATCCTGAATGGCCTTCCACTTGCCCCACACGTTTTCGCTTCGACGGAAGTCGGTGTCATTGACATCCATCGGCCCTTCTCTACCTTGAACACCTTGAGTGCTCCGCCTGCGAGCTCCTGTGGAACCTGATACCCCGCCGAGATCGAGGCTCGAGGTGACAGTCGCAGGCAAAGGGAGCGGGACCCAGTTATTTATTATTGTTTTCTTGGTGCGGCGTGAACTTCCCGGTCGCGTGTCGCCCTGCTCCAGTGTTTGAAAGAGATCGTGTACTTCCGGGACGAAGAATCGAAGATGGAGCGGGAGCCGCTTGAACGGAGGTCGGGACAAGAGAGCGTGCGCGACTCTGAACAGTCAGCGACGGATGACTTAGTCTTTGACCTACGCCAATTTCCTTTCGACCCAGTTCCGCTTCGCGTCTTTGCTGAAGATTGGACCGATATCCTCACCAGTCTGAGTGTCGTACTCGCGTAGATGTCGAGATAGTTCGGGTTTCTGCC contains the following coding sequences:
- a CDS encoding 1,4-alpha-glucan-branching enzyme; this translates as MSDITKMPTDGTGVLLSDPWLEPFSPALRKRYAAFKKQLDEIEAHEGGLAHFSEGYKTMGLQVDESGGVRYREWAPNATQARLIGEFNNWSHSANPMTKSPYGVWECYVPPKSPGVCAIPHDSMIKISMTLPSGESIDRIPTWISRVTQDLSISPIYEGRFWNPPKEQTYQFKHVGISSPNMRVTTYKEFEEDVLPRIKKLGYNCIQMMAVMEHAYYASFGYQVTNFFAASSRYGTPEELKSLIDKAHEMGLTVLLDVVHSHACKNILDGINEFDGTDHLYFHGGAKGKHELWDSRLFNYGHHEVLRFLLSNLRYWMDVYMFDGFRFDGVTSMMYTHHGIGTGFSDLEAMVYLMLANQMLHEIYPNVITIAEDVSGMPTLGRPVYEGGVGFDYRLSMAVPDMWIKMLKELSDDQWDMGNVVHTLTNRRHLEKSVSYAESHDQALVGDKTLAFWLMDKEMYDYIFIVHALGGEAYLNFEGNEFGHPEWMDFPREGNNNSFAHARRQFNLVDDHLLRYKYLNEFDIAMNWLEDTYKWLSAPQAYVSLKNENDKVIVFERAGLVFIFNFHPSQSFVDYRIGVEVPGEYKVILSSDEKKFGGHDRIDLNGRYFTTPMEWNGRKNWVQVYTPARTALVLGL